The Triplophysa dalaica isolate WHDGS20190420 chromosome 18, ASM1584641v1, whole genome shotgun sequence genome includes the window TTTAGAAAACTGCGAGAAATTCCCCCACGTGCGCCGCAAAGCCGGTTTGTCCCGCAGTTCTTCCAAACATAACACGAGAAATGAGGTGTGTGGATTTAAGACGATGGTAGGGGGAGATTAATTGGATACGGGATGTATTCGAGATAAATATCAAAGTTGCCCAATGTTTTTAATGGCATAGGAAGAGGACATCTTTCAGCGCAAGACAAAGAAAACACTGTTCAGTGGCGCCCTCCGCAGGCACGTCGATTCAGAACAACATCCTTCACACGGCAAAAGAACGGTTCATAGAGGATGCCACACAGGTGGGTTTAAACTTTAAAGACTAAATAAATGCCATTTTCTGACAGATGGACGGTTAAAATGTACAGTGACTTTATGATATTGTCACTTTCTGTCATATATAAAATGAACCAAATGAAAgccaaaatacaaatatatatatatatatatatatatatatatatatacagtctCTACATAACAACccacacaataaatgttttggtGGAAGTAAACAGTACATCAAGCATTCAAGTACTTCTTAGTTTTTAGAAAGTATtcaccatttattttattttatgtgaaataatttttttcgtCTTTAATAGGTTGGATAGTTGaattttgtttcacttttaaatgtattcataacGCCCTTTAAGTACACTGTTCAGTTTGTCTAAACTCTACGGTCTCATTTATCTGTGTTAACAACAGTTCAAATTTAGCGAAGGATTATACATCAGACTAATCTACACAGATAAAGATCAGACTGAACTATGTTGAACAAACAGCCATAATGCAGAGTTTGATCAGACTCGACTGAGATTACAAAGAGAAGAACAAAGATTAAATCTTATTTCATCAACATTATACTGATATCGTATGTCAGATATCAGAGATCAGACAGTACTAAACTAACACAAATTAATCTAGAGTAAATGACCTAATCAGATTGTGAATGTCGAGCACACATAGAGGTTTATAACGGATCAGTTTTGCAAGAAAAAGTCTGCCTCGTGTCTGTGGGAAAAATATGGATTTGCGTATGTGTGAATGTGGTGGTGTAAATTTAGAAGAGAGTtttcacacatgcacaaatatgGAAGAGAGTCTCACCTCAGATGAGAAGTGGGTTTGTTGTGTAACCGGATGTGTTGAGTACTGACCTGTTTTGATAAAATTACGATGCTGGTTTTGTGAGAAATAAACATGCGGGCATTTATGTAgcttgtacatttatttatgtgctttacaaaagaattgtattgtttttagatCAAACTATATGTAATGACAGACTAACACCAACTTTTAGAATTTTtagaatgaaaaatatttacaatttttgtgatgcaattattattgtaatttatgaagttcatttgcaaaaagtatatattttacttGTGCATTTCAAGTTATGTCAATCTGCAAAAAACAGAGCAaactaacacaacaaaaacatgataacataatttgcagataaactcttaaaatataattcataaatgttcctcttttttatttaatcagcatttattgatgtattgtggccattctagTTCATTGTCTTAAAAatttttaagggatagttcacccaaaaattatatttctgtcataatttatttaccctcatttCTTTTAATcttgtataaattacttttttcttattAACACAGAAAGtaatttggaagaattttagcaattttcagttctgggacatcatccattacctttgtagaaaacaaaaggtatattttttgttctttgtaaaacaaaatttgaaattTTTAAAGAACTAAGGAAAACATATCGTTCTAAGGCTCCTTTAactactatttaaaatgttcctATTGTATtcaatgatgttccagaactgaaaatggctaacattcttcaaaatatctttctctgtgtttatcagatttaattatttacatttttttaaaataactttcgCAGGTTTGAAACCatctgaggatgagtaaatgatgacagaattaaacaaagCCATCAAACAGCaatttgaaagactgacagcattacaagacacatgaaaactgtgttaAAATTCTGGTTATCATATACCAACATAGTtttaaacttttcctaaatacttaGTACAAATATTagtgttgtgttgcttaaaagtgaatatgaacttgtttcttCCTTggagtatttgaggtctgaaaaatacagagaatcttttttgtaattttctgccaataaatgcaaatatatatattttttatttaaaccttgagatgaatattgttagtagtttacagaataaaaaaagatcattgTCCATAATGACTAATATGCCTATAAATAGTAATTTCGGAACAACTGAAACTTATTTTGAAATCGTCTATTAATTTTTCTATGCACCATCGTTTTTTAACTTCTGGTGACAAAACCACAAAGCATGACTAGACTGGATACAGATTAATGGTTGAGTGTGTTAATGGTCATCATTTATCAGTTTGGTTAGATAACACAATGTTTATATCTTCAGATAACACTGTAAAGTCAGAGAGTAGCTCCCCGTCAGATTCAACCAATCAGGACACAGGTGAGTTATGGGACAATTAACATGGTGCCTTATTATGTAAGAGAGTGAGTTAAGAAgaattaaatgatcaaatgagttttctttctttttctttctttctttctttctttttctttatctttctttctttcgttttctttatctttctttctttaacaaTACTTCTCAAAACTTGACTGAGAGCATGGCAAGATGCATGAAAGCTGGGTTAATCCATTAAgtgttatttttcttattcttaaataataataaagaatagtatcgtgttgtttttaaaaatataaataaacatgttttctatGCTGTATTCAATGTCTGAAAGCATGGCATCTTTTTCGTTATTTTAACCAGTTTgtctgatttttattttctacagataaatgtaaattaaaaacaatctttGATATTGTGTCACTAGTTCATAGAATGCAGAATGATCCTTTTTCTATAATCACACACCTGTAAAgagcaaattcagaaaaactgaaataatgtGGAAGTGGTGTCTTGCAGGGCTGTATATTTTCTGGTTTGGGAAAAAAACTATTTGGAAGGTCTTAGTACTTTTagtttttcatgcatttcaaaAAATCTCCATGAGGGAAAAAGTGAGACTCTGTGTCAacctcacctctctctctctctctctctctctctgcaccaGAAGAAGTCTCTGACAGCCTGTCACCCTCACAATCCCTGCTGGTGTCGGAGAGCCCAGACAGCAGGTTCTCTCGAAAACTCTCTCCTGTGGAAATCTACTATGAGATAAAAACACGCCGCAGCTCTGTGGCCAGCTCAGCCAGGTACACTTTTACATCCAATTGTTAAATAACTGTTATAATCCCTCTAACCCCATTGTGTGCTAGATTCTTAAGGCGACCTAACCACACTTCTGTTTTTCTACCAGCCCGAGTCATACACTTCCAAGGAGTGTGTCGAATTTAGAAGGTAGAAGCGTACCAGCAACTCCACTCCTGTCCCGGAACGGACTAACGGGAGTGCACATCaggtcacaaacacacacgtgcacaacacacacagggcttaatgcattattcattgttatttgAGACGCTAATGGttcatattacatttaaaaaggcCAGAATTGATTAAGGCACAAACGTTTAGACTTATTTGCAATAGCGTATAATTAAGTAATGGATGCGGTTGGACGTCAGTCATAAAGCCCCATTATTCTCCACTCAATTTAATTACATGTACAGAGTGGACTGGAGCTGTAAACCTTTCCTTCAGTTTATTTGTTTCTTCATTGTAATGTTTGAATTTGTTATCATATAAATTTAcggttgttgtttatttgtttaggTCAGAATCCTCCAGCGGCACTGCTCCTGTGAGGCAGTGGTCAGACAATCCCGAAGCGTCACATCTGGTGCCTTCGCAGTCTCAGGATCTCCCGACCTCCTCAGGGTCCCACGGGCCGGGGGGCTCACAAACACGACGCAGCAACAGCTCGGAGACGCTGCTAGACCGGAACGCCACCGAAGAGGGAGGTCAAAGGTCGCGGAACGGCCCATACAAGAGTTCAGAAGCACTGCTAGACTCCGCTTTAAAACAGGCACAGAGGAGCAGCCCTGACCGCCAGGTCAACGGACACGCCGATCCGGGTCGCATTCGCTCGGCCGCGGGAGGACGAGGAACGAATGTAGGTGCCGGTTACAACGATATCCTCATGGATTACGTCTGGGGAAAGCAGCAGAAGATACAGACTCAGCGACAGCAAAGACTGCAGGTCCAGAACGCTCCAAAAACTCGCCCGTGGCCCGAAGGTTCCAACGCTCCGCCCCCTCCCTACAGGAATGGCCAATCACAGCATCTTATTCTGGGCCCTCCGGCCTACAGCCCCTTAATGCTGAGGGGTAAACCTGGCGAGCCACGGAGGGTCAAAGTGAGTCGCACAAAATCCTGTGGCCCGTTTGTTCCCCTCCAGCAACACCAGCAAGAATCCATCCTACTGTCGGCctacacagatgcacacaccCCCAATGCAAACGGGACGCATAACCAGCAGACTGACCACCCCCACAGACCGCCCCATTACCCCTTCGAGTCGTCAGCCCCCACAACCCCCGACGACCCCACACGCAGCTTGCACAAGGCCCTGGCGCTGGAGGGGTTGAGAGACTGGTATCTGCGGAACGCACTGGGGCAGACGGGCAGCGGGACGAAGGGGAAAGAGGGAACGCAGACACAGCGCAGGCGCACAACACCCTCTCTGCATGGCTCTCACCAGCATCCGCCCCTCAAACACCAGCCGCAGTCCTTTCAAGGAGACACAGTCTATACACATATGCCCCAGTCAGCCACGTTTCACGGGCATCCGCTACATACCAGGTAATTACAGATCGGATGAAGTAGAATCTACATTCATGTGACATAATAGTGAAAAACGTCCCGAATCAAGATACTAATATCAAAGCATGTCATTTTTTGACACTAGCAATAGATTTGCAGAAATAGCTTCAACTCGTGCACCTGTTAATTTTAATACaccaaaaaaaatcacttttttaactttaactaaaaaaacGCTACTTGATTAATTGTTAGCTGGTTGGCTGTAGGACTGTAAAAAAGTAATTGCGAttcatcgcatccagaataaaggtttgtgtttacatgtctgtgtacggtccattttttttatttttatttataaacacaaaaaaacatgtatatatataggaaatatttacatatgtttatttatacttGCCGTTCATTTAAAtcatatataaatgtttgttaatttttatatataatcttttccttaaagaaaaaatattctgtgaTTTTTAAGTCCTATTTTTATATGtggtgtccaacaacaagtttacgtacatacaaggtgtaaaaacacaattattttgttataattggCTTAATTCTTGACTGAATCATCCTTCTAATCCCCTCATTTCTGCCAGCCtactctgattggtcaaatggtctagtctgctttgATTGGTCTAGCATGAATGAAgatcacgagctacagtgtttgggggagaaaaGTGACGTTCTcgtgggcagtcctagcaaaacataggcgggaactatatgtagtgacgtaaatccgctgcggttcgcgaatcggactaAGGACGACtcatttgcgtgattcagagtcaactGCCTTTATTCCAGgacaataactttgttattgaTTCACCTTCGGCTTTAAAACTAGGCAGACTGCTTAAATTTACACACGGTAACATTACAcaatgcatgaaatgtaatttacatgatCTCGTAATATCTACTCTTTAAATATGTTCATGTATGtgaatgcatttataaatacaaaattattaacactcacataaaaacagacttttattctgaatgacATCCCTAGTTGATTGTAAAAAAACCATCTCATATACACTAAAAACTTGTAGTAGATTTGACTTCTAATCACctctaattttatttttaaacgaTGTCAAATCTACAGTCAAGGGGATAATTATGATATATTTAACAGGgaacttttataataaaatattgttcaaacatgtttttttgaaggtaaaaaatacttttttaactACAGTAACATCGTGAAAAACAGACATCCACATAATtccctgtttttcttttacactCTTTACATGCTTTTATTAATTTTCTATAATTATGTTTTATCTTATATTTCATACAAGTTCTTACAGATTTCGTACATGTACTAAGATGTTTTACATTacttttaatgtgattttacaacATCTTTTACTCCGTGTGTTAATcgtgtacattttttatttatatttctgatgTGAGATACGCatcacatttttacattcttcTTTTTTGTCCCAAATAGGACGATGGAGCTTTCGTTGTTTGAAGAAACCTTTTCATCTAAAATGCAGGAGGTGACACTTCAAGAGACGAGTACTGACAGACCCACACCAGGCACGCTGGTCTAATACGAAAACAAACCAACCCTCCACACACATGCCCGGTGCATCTCATTTAACACAGAGACTAAAGCAAACACCAGCTTCTGTTTGTATAGATTGTCAAAATGAAAGAATATTGGCTTCCTTTGCCATAGTTTCAGaatgaaatcattttgacagaaaTCAGTCACTACTGTTGTAGTTAAGATATTTTTCCAGCATGCAATCAAGCTGTCTTCTTCACACCTCACACCGTCTCTTGTTAAGTAATCTTCCTGTCAATCATCAAGTCGCAGCAGGTTCTGTCAGAGAATAGGTGGAGAAAGAATAAAAGCCACTAATACAGTATAATATGTCAACATTCCCATTTGTAGCAAACAATTTCTATAAATTACATAATATCCAGCTGTGTTTCAATGcataaacaaagaaatacagtTTTGGTCACTGTATGTGACTGTCCTTAAATTGCTCTGGCCCTTTGAAATGAATCAGGATCCTCTTAATGTTTTTAGGAAATAATGTTTCTATGCAAATTACATTTAAGAAGACTGTGTGTTGACACGTTAATACCGTGATGAAAAAGCCAAGCCAAATCTTAAACTTTAGACTGTTAGAGAGCCAATGACTGACAGTATTTAATGAAATTCATTGTATCTTTATTGACAAATTGGATAAGTATGAAGATGCTCATTCAGGGTGATGTCATTAAGAATGGCACAACGGTCGCTGTGCGGCTCAAATGAATCTTTATCTGTATCACTCATGGTTTCTATAACCTCAGGATTAGTTATATATCAGTATTACCAAATGCAATGAGGGAAAAAATTGAGAAAATCAACATTAATGTGTAACGTCGCATTTTATATATCTAACAAAAAGCGCACTAAATCAGGTTCAactcaaatgaaaaatgttacaTGCACATGCAATATATTattggaaaaatatatttttttgcatgatCCGTAATGAGAGtaatcattaataaaaatgagaaatacaGAACATCAGGGCGTTTTCATAATGAGAGCTGTGTTTATTTCATATGAGAAAAATGCTAGAGAACATTGTGCTCTTAATaggctttgttttctttatgcaaattattttccttttttctaaTGATATTTTGGCCAAAATTGACTTGTCAAGATGTGTAAAAGACCACTAGGAGGAGCCTCTTCATCTGTTTTGGGGGGGTTCTGGATCTAAAGCAAACGCAAAACACGCTGCCAGGTGCAGAATAACCAGTTTCTTCTGTAGACCGTTTTAATTGCAATTGTGTGTTGTTTCTCCAATTGGATTGACTGCAGGCGTCAATATTTACTGTACTTCTCAGCAATTAAATTGAACGGAATGAACAAGACTAATTAAACAATTTGGGATCTTTTCGAGACCAGTCATTTTCCTGCACCGCCCTTTCAGAATATCATTTAATTGAGGAATTGCCGTACTCAGAATGTGGTTGAGCGTATTAATGCCAGGATGCCAACATTGACCATTGTGCCTAGCAAACACAGAAAGCGGAGAGGACTTTACTCATCTCCAAATGGAAACGATAGCTTATCATGGTGGATTCCTCAGATACAGGTTAAATATTAGGCTCCTGCTTAGAAAATACCATCTCATTTTACTCCCTCTTTGGGTTAAAGACTGAAAAAcgacaataaaaaaagagttgtGATTGCTGGCTGATCCACTCTATTATTATGGTCTGCTTTGTTTCTGATAGTGGTAGTGTTCCCTTTGATAAATCATTGCTATTCCAATGCATGCAGGTGTCTGTTAACTGTtattccttttaaaaaaaaccttccCTATAAAATCACGCTGACTCTCagtttattgtgttattattgACAGCATCACGTAGGTAACTTAAAAGCCTCCACATGTCAGATGCCTTCACCATAGAAACGCGCTGACAGTTGAACTTACCGAAGCAATCCAAACCTTCTCAGATGCTGAGCGCAGAGCTCAACATTGTCACCAAATGCTGCCATGCTTGTCTCAGGACTACATAGAAAGCTGCTTTGATGGCCTGTCCAACACCATTGATGCACAGACTTTTGTATTTCATATAACCACACCTTAACACACAACTTAGTGAGAAGGTTACTGAATGTTTATGCTTGTTGAGAACATGTTTAGGCCATGTGTCATTTTCAAAGTTCATCTAAACTTACATTTATGATCTAATAATGTTGAACGGGATAGAAATTCTCGGTTTCATTTTTCAGGTCATGAATAAAAACGAGAACACCGAAGGCAAATAAAACCAATGATGTTTGTAAAATCTTTGCTTGGGTATCACGGTACCAAATGTTGACATGTTTTCAAGATGTTCCCTCCATTTTTGGACCCTCTTCCCTTATACCACACATACATCaggcttacgtctatttgacgtctgccattacatctgcaagacatctaaaatacatagtttgctcatttGCAATACATCTCAGAGATGTCTGGTGTCAGAGTttatatagacatctagaagatgtctgtaagatgagtatgatttagaatggatgtaaagctgctctttctaagatgtttagtaGATGTTTTTAtgcagcagatctccagatctttagcagacgtattacagacgttcagacgtctccgagacgtattgcaaaggagcaaactatgtattccagatgtcttgcagattgAAATGAAGACGTCAAATAGATGTAAACCAGATGGATTGTGCCATCTAGGTTCAGATTTCCCCGGTTTCATTTAGTTCTGTATCTGAAACAGTTGTTTAACTCTTATtgcttgattgtgtgtgtgtgtgtgtgtgaagaactTTTTCAATCTGTACATAATTTGCTGTTTCCTCCtttcttttgacattttatatCTCTAtcgaaaaaaaacatcaaagaacAAAGACTGTACGGAGTTTGTGTATAATAAAGTGTTTTGGTCAGATACGTTTGCTTCTGTCATTCTTCATATTCTATACGCAGACCGACTGACTGAGACATTTTATACATTGAAAGAATTTCCATAACGATCACACTGTCATTGCCAAGTAAAAAGTTCGATATGATAGCAATAGCATTATATCGTGAAGCACACCGCACATAGAGCCGTACATTATAGATACTGTATCAAGCTGTGCATGCATACGTCATCAATCTCGCGAGTGAAACCGCAGCGCAAAGTTATCTCGaagtaacacaataaaacggaTAGCgacaataaacacacaagatAAGACGGTGATTGTGAAAAGAGCCTGTAgtgtaaatgacagaatcaACTCCACCTATCGGCGCGGTTCAATGTCACTGTCACGACTGTTTTTCTCGTGAACCCCGGTGCGTCTGATTCCCCCGCGGGACGATGAACGATAGAGACCGTATGCGATCGCCACCATGTGGGTCCGTCACGCTTCAGCTGTCCTGTCATATttcacatctgctttgaaatgACCTCCGGGTAGAAGATCACAGGAAAAGTTCATTTGAGGAAGTTCAAGTGAATTAGCCAGCAGCGCTAGCTCGGTTCAAACGACCTTTGTTGGACATTTACACGCACTTTAGTTCACTCTCGGTGAAGATGTAAAGGTGTAAATGGGATTTGGAGTGACTTTTGTTCGTGTTTTGTGAGTTTGTTGTTCGTGTTTGTACGGTGAGTAAGTTAGCTCGCGCGCTGCTAGCGGTTCCCGTGAACTAATGTTACCTCAGGACGAGTTGTTTGACTTGATTGTTTTCAGGACGTGTTTAACATTGATTAAACCACGATATTATAACTGCAGTATTACGGTTTTATTAACCAAGTCATTCTCTTCTCAGAGTAAGTTTCAAAAAGCTAAAAGTTTGATCACTTTATCGTAGGGGCGAACTTATATAGGCACAAATGAGTTTGTTGACGTACGGTAAAATGACAGATAACCGACATAACTTGCAACATTATATAAAAGTCATTGTAAGCGTTGTATAATTGTTGCGAAATTAATTTTAGTAAGTTGTATTAAAGTCTCCTATGCAGACTTTGATATCAGGGTCAAGCTTGAGACAAGTCTCCACCGTTTCCATTTAATCTCAATGCTGTTGTTATAGAAGGAAATTGCTATCAATCTGTTTAAAGGCCTTTCAAGttggtttaaataaaattgtatttgcatCTCATTGGTTTTAAGATTTCAACTGTCGAAAGGATCAATAAGCTACAGAGACCATGTCTGTATACTCAAAGCTGCCTTCGCAGCTGAATAAACCTCTTGTAA containing:
- the ccdc120a gene encoding coiled-coil domain-containing protein 120 isoform X1; this translates as MEVKSHLISQGGPEIQVSMDSKQRAERMVELQERRRSLQSLLSTRLAELKRVCLQEAELTGEVPHEYPLENCEKFPHVRRKAGLSRSSSKHNTRNEEEDIFQRKTKKTLFSGALRRHVDSEQHPSHGKRTVHRGCHTDNTVKSESSSPSDSTNQDTEEVSDSLSPSQSLLVSESPDSRFSRKLSPVEIYYEIKTRRSSVASSASPSHTLPRSVSNLEGRSVPATPLLSRNGLTGVHIRSESSSGTAPVRQWSDNPEASHLVPSQSQDLPTSSGSHGPGGSQTRRSNSSETLLDRNATEEGGQRSRNGPYKSSEALLDSALKQAQRSSPDRQVNGHADPGRIRSAAGGRGTNVGAGYNDILMDYVWGKQQKIQTQRQQRLQVQNAPKTRPWPEGSNAPPPPYRNGQSQHLILGPPAYSPLMLRGKPGEPRRVKVSRTKSCGPFVPLQQHQQESILLSAYTDAHTPNANGTHNQQTDHPHRPPHYPFESSAPTTPDDPTRSLHKALALEGLRDWYLRNALGQTGSGTKGKEGTQTQRRRTTPSLHGSHQHPPLKHQPQSFQGDTVYTHMPQSATFHGHPLHTRTMELSLFEETFSSKMQEVTLQETSTDRPTPGTLV
- the ccdc120a gene encoding coiled-coil domain-containing protein 120 isoform X2; amino-acid sequence: MEVKSHLISQGGPEIQVSMDSKQRAERMVELQERRRSLQSLLSTRLAELKRVCLQEAELTGEVPHEYPLENCEKFPHVRRKAGLSRSSSKHNTRNEEEDIFQRKTKKTLFSGALRRHVDSEQHPSHGKRTVHRGCHTDNTVKSESSSPSDSTNQDTEVSDSLSPSQSLLVSESPDSRFSRKLSPVEIYYEIKTRRSSVASSASPSHTLPRSVSNLEGRSVPATPLLSRNGLTGVHIRSESSSGTAPVRQWSDNPEASHLVPSQSQDLPTSSGSHGPGGSQTRRSNSSETLLDRNATEEGGQRSRNGPYKSSEALLDSALKQAQRSSPDRQVNGHADPGRIRSAAGGRGTNVGAGYNDILMDYVWGKQQKIQTQRQQRLQVQNAPKTRPWPEGSNAPPPPYRNGQSQHLILGPPAYSPLMLRGKPGEPRRVKVSRTKSCGPFVPLQQHQQESILLSAYTDAHTPNANGTHNQQTDHPHRPPHYPFESSAPTTPDDPTRSLHKALALEGLRDWYLRNALGQTGSGTKGKEGTQTQRRRTTPSLHGSHQHPPLKHQPQSFQGDTVYTHMPQSATFHGHPLHTRTMELSLFEETFSSKMQEVTLQETSTDRPTPGTLV
- the ccdc120a gene encoding coiled-coil domain-containing protein 120 isoform X3, with product MDSKQRAERMVELQERRRSLQSLLSTRLAELKRVCLQEAELTGEVPHEYPLENCEKFPHVRRKAGLSRSSSKHNTRNEEEDIFQRKTKKTLFSGALRRHVDSEQHPSHGKRTVHRGCHTDNTVKSESSSPSDSTNQDTEEVSDSLSPSQSLLVSESPDSRFSRKLSPVEIYYEIKTRRSSVASSASPSHTLPRSVSNLEGRSVPATPLLSRNGLTGVHIRSESSSGTAPVRQWSDNPEASHLVPSQSQDLPTSSGSHGPGGSQTRRSNSSETLLDRNATEEGGQRSRNGPYKSSEALLDSALKQAQRSSPDRQVNGHADPGRIRSAAGGRGTNVGAGYNDILMDYVWGKQQKIQTQRQQRLQVQNAPKTRPWPEGSNAPPPPYRNGQSQHLILGPPAYSPLMLRGKPGEPRRVKVSRTKSCGPFVPLQQHQQESILLSAYTDAHTPNANGTHNQQTDHPHRPPHYPFESSAPTTPDDPTRSLHKALALEGLRDWYLRNALGQTGSGTKGKEGTQTQRRRTTPSLHGSHQHPPLKHQPQSFQGDTVYTHMPQSATFHGHPLHTRTMELSLFEETFSSKMQEVTLQETSTDRPTPGTLV